A stretch of Vicia villosa cultivar HV-30 ecotype Madison, WI unplaced genomic scaffold, Vvil1.0 ctg.001778F_1_1, whole genome shotgun sequence DNA encodes these proteins:
- the LOC131636542 gene encoding uncharacterized mitochondrial protein AtMg01250-like: MLIHVLISESHTDFVPGIQLLDGVLVAKELVDYIVKNHKPFNIKWMEVTVFNNHMSVLVNGSPTKEFKVRRGLHKVGPLSSFLFVLVVEGLSGFVKKASELDNFLGIQVEGVCKVDILQYADDTLLVGDRMEISLVSQIGP, encoded by the exons ATGTTGATTCACGTTCTTATTTCAGAAAGTCATACAGATTTTGTGCCGGGGATACAATTGTTGGACGGTGTCTTGGTTGCCAAAGAGTTGGTTGATTACATTGTTAAGAACCACAAGCCTTTCAAT ATAAAATGGATGGAAGTGACAGTTTTTAATAACCATATGTCGGTCCTTGTTAACGGCAGTCCGACGAAGGAGTTTAAGGTGAGAAGAGGTTTGCATAAAGTGGGCCCTTTATCCTCGTTCCTCTTCGTTTTAGTGGTAGAAGGCTTATCGGGTTTCGTAAAGAAAGCTTCAGAGTTGGATAACTTTTTAGGGATTCAAGTTGAAGGTGTTTGTAAGGTGGACATTCTCCAATACGCTGACGACACACTATTGGTTGGGGACAGGATGGAAATAAGTTTGGTCTCTCAAATCGGTCCTTAG